The Venturia canescens isolate UGA chromosome 10, ASM1945775v1, whole genome shotgun sequence genome segment AGCTTCGAAGATTGCCTTTGAAATATTATGTCGATtagttttataaaaatgaaatgccgTAGACCATTTTAAAGACTCGATCGACACTTTGTTCATGGAAAGGTCAGATTtatatatgttttttttccgaaattgtCTTTGTTCCAAATATCAGACATGTtatatttcatgaaatctATTCTTTCTCCAAAGACTGAAAGCTTTTCTAACGattcgtgaatttttcattttttctttttttttttatccacatttgtttattataAAAGATCCTCTCCGAAGTTACCCTTGCTTCTTCGACAGTATCGGAAAGAGCGGGCGGCTCGTCCAAGCAAAAGAATTCCCTAACCGATGTATTTCCTATGAGGGTCGGCGTGTTGAGTATAGCATTGACGAATGCTTGAAGTCCACCGATTCTTTCCTCCAAGAAGCTCGGAGCAAAATTATCTCcgagccatttttttttaggtaACGATAGGTTGTCAGTTCCAAGTTTTTGCCTGCGCAATTGAGCGAGCAGGCGAACAAAATCGGTATATCTTCGAAAGACAAACCAGCAATCTCCATTTTTCAGCTCAACGCGCAGTTTGTAAacctacaaaaaaaaaagcccatgtttttcatagaaatttctgaaaattgggacaaattaaaaaaataaatgattaccTCTAATATTGTAAAATTGAAAGGGACAGCGAATATCTTTATCATAAGTGAgtggcacaatttttttacaattataaaaatattaagattCTTCCTTGTTTTAATTTTCCTTAATAACATTTACTCGTTTGAGGTAACAAGAAAACTTGATTCaaagtgattttttgaaacaaaacgaatttgaaaaacctAAATGTCAGTGAGGAGCATTTgttagtgttttttttttttttctcttagcCACGTAcgtattttcaatgatttatcTATGATCAAAGTGATCATATATTTGTTGAATAACCAATTGTTTCATATAgtgaaacagggaaaaaataaatattgttacaaactGTAAATCTAGCTCTCTCTTCCATCACTTCATAACCAACAATTGGTATCCTCAAGTCTTCGGATGTCAGCGGCGTTTGGATTATCTCCTCGTGGTGATTCGTGTTCTCATTGCCCGGATAATTGAAACTTTGTACAGTAAAGGAATTCGAATGGCCAGATACGTCAGAGTCTGGACTGTCAAGAGCACGTAGAGCTCCTACTTGAGAACTTCGGGCTTTACTAATTGCCAGTGTTACCTCACTGACGCATCCAGCTTCGTGCTCCAAAGCAGACATTTTACCAGAgacaaaatgaacaaaaccaTGCGGTATACttttaaaaacaaacaaaagatcaacaaaaaatgaaaatacgaatGGGAAGCAAAAGAATTATTGATTCTTTTCCTATAATTCACTTGAATTTAAAAGTATAACAAAGTAtaacatatataaataatacacaataaaataaaaataatagttAACAAAGTCGAATGAATGTGttaaaatgatgaaaagtATATAAAAACATGACAGAGGATATATCTTTCTACGGAATTTTTCGAGCTCTCAAtcgtttacgtttttttttttgacaaatatGTGTGAATGATgggaaaatcgttgaaaatataaGAAATAGACGATTTTCATGAATGAAATGTAGGTTATCGTGAACATTTTTGTGTGTGTATTAAGGATTGAGAAACTAACCTTATGTTCTGCTAATTTTTAGAATTGTGGATAATTTtgaaacaatgaatttttgattGTTTCTCTCCAGTGGTTGTCGATGCAAGAACATAACTTTTTATATTATGACATATATGCAATAAAAATACCcctttatcaaaaaaaaatactttgcaTCAGCTGTTTTCAGTCAAAAGCGTCGAAGAGCAAATACATACGCATGTGCACACGCGCTCGTTTGGTGGTAGAAGAGACGACTGCTGCTGCCTAATAGCCTATATATAAGCCAATTAATGCATTATGCATTCAGCATTCGTTGCTAATATGCCACACACAACAGAGACTCTACTACTATactgagtctcttgattttgaTAGCCTCTTTGCGTCACGCACACATGCGCGCGCGGCCGTGCCGCCGCGCTTGCATGATTATTGCATATGTATAGTCGCAAGGAAGCCTCGCGTGTGTATCGGAGGAGCCGTAATGAGTTAGTAGGTCaattgttttgaattttagTTTTCggtcaaaatatttaaaaaaaaatggagaaagaaGCATTGAACTTGGACGATACATCGAATAAATTGCAGCAAGAGATTCTCACGCCCTACAAAGTAGCTGTCATTATGTTAATCAAAGACTATTGTTACAAAAGTGTCAAAGGTGAGATGCATTAGTTTAATGATGCTATATTCAAACACAATTTAAACAATGGCGTTTCAAAAGTACccttgaaacttttttttttatagataattttattattatataatagATAAATCTACGTACAAAAGTAGACGcacttcaacttttttctaggTTATGTAAACGTCAACAATATATAATAAAGATCAAACATGTTTTTTCAGTCATTATCGAACGTCGGGATTTCTGCATTGCAGCTCTGAAACTCATTCAGGTAAAATATgatgtttttcgatgaaaaagaaTGATTAAAAAAGTTGTTGTGATATTCTTCTCAAGTATCTAAtggttattgaattttctgcAGAGGTGCGTCATTCATTAGACGCATCGGTCAAGTTCTTCAGTGCaataatttgaaattaaaatttatacttaatgcttgaaaaaatctttctaATGAAGAATTCTAATGGAAAACTTTATTTCAGATGCCTGATATGGAATTAATTGATCTACTGAAAATGCTGCGTTCTCCAGAATATACATTACAAAGATTTGCTCTCCAGTTAGAATTTGAAATGGCCAAACTATGTGAAACAGGAATAGAAGGATTGTTAGAACTATTTGACAGTCTGACACGTCTTATGAAACCGTCCCACGATCATTCGTTATCACCTGCTGCTTTATACAGGAATTCGGTCCTGGGTATTTACGTCAGGCGAATAATAGTGATATTTGAACAATTGCCATTTTTCCGAGTAGTCAAGTTGTACGAATCTTTTTGTGCCGAATTTGAGATAATAATGGATCAAGATCTTTCAAACAGTATTTCTTCTCTCAAGAAGGAAGAATCCCTTagtaaaaagtattttttttcatttctcaactCTAAAGTCAAACTAGTGCTTTTTATCCGATTCTCATTCATAATTTCCATTATTATTTCCAAGGAATGTAAATGTTTGGGGTGGTCGTCAAGCAGAGCTGCTCGTCGCTCAACAAGCCCATGCCTTACAAACGGATGAGCACAAAGCCATGGCTCCAAGCGAACTTCAAGCACTCATTCGAGAGCTCTTGAGCTGCAATCCTTATTATGCAGAAGCGGTGAGTTATCCAGAATCCTTGCATTTTATCTGCGTCGGTGCCTTGTTGTTTTGGGGAAAATTTGTAGTTTAGGTGCTTTACAAAGTATCATGATTGGTAttacaatttaaataattttattattcaaaatattctcacgagaaagaaaagtttttgaaaaacggAATTTGCAATGCCGAACaaggagataaaaaattatttatccaCAGTATTTCGATAACAATAAGTGcaacaaaataaattcgaGCTCGCGCTCATTCCTTCTAGACTTCATCGAGAGGAATGTGTCTATGACATGAAACTCTCTTTTTACATACTGTGCCAATTTTTTAAAGACCACGTCACAATACAGTTCTCATAACGATCGACTCAGTTCatattttgtaattcaaaTCACGATTaaatgtaaatttaaaaaatgattgaactcgatattttttcaaatcccaAATCCAAAAGTATacgaatagaaattttttttcttgcagcaTTATCTCAGCTACCTGAATTGTTTGCGCGTAAACGAATATTGCGGGGCACTCGACAGTCTTTATCATTGCTTCGACAGATTGGCTCCGTTGGAAAATCGATCAGCCCCCGAGGACAGAGCGAGAACCTTTCGATACGCGGCGTTGAATCTTGCAGCTCTCCATGCTCAGTTCGGTCACAAGTGGGTTGAATTTTTGGCTGAAAAGTTGTTTCAAATTATGAATTCGTAACGATGTTTATCtctcttggaaaaaaaaaaaacatggttgttgcagaaaaaatgttgtttggatgttttattttattttattttttttctcgaaggaAAGTCGCCGAAGCTGCTCTGAAGGAAGCTGTCATGATGGCTCAGGAAGCCGGAGACAACGTATGCCTACAACTAGCTCATGCTTGGATGTATCATCTTACGAACGATAAAAAGTTGGtcgaaaatggaattttttaatgacGATACTCAATATAAAGTTGGTttgattaataaataatattgtaaacttttttttagagGACCGCTAATAGAAAGATCAGTGGGAAAAGCGAGTATGCTGGGAATAACTCATACAACGAGTTTAGGACTCATTGCTTCGGGTCATAATTCAGCTTTAGAAGGAAAAACACCGCCGCATGTTTTCGAGGTAATTTTGCATGAAAGATGGTCCAAACGTAATAGCAGTTTTTCTTGACGATTCCGTACGAAATGATATCTCTTTCGTTCCTACAGACCCTGATAAAATCAGATGTGGTGAATTGTCAGCATTCGATGATGGATTTGCTGTCGATGACATACGCTGAAAAATCGGCGCTTTGGGCGTATTACGGTAAAACGGAGATGTCATCGGTTTGCGCGCAGCTGTTGTTGTTGAGAAACGGAGGTGACAAAAAGCAGCACATGTTCAACGGCCCGTCGACGTGTCAGGGTCTGATAAACGTTGCCAACATGTTGGTAGAATTCGGGGAATATAATTTGGTGGAAGTAGTGATAGGTCACGCGAAAGAAAGATTTCCGAATGAGCCGAGCAACAAAATATGGATGTTGAGCGAGCAAGTGGCtgaatttacaaaaatgatgAGACACGAAAAGTGGAGCGAGGCGGAGACAATCGCGGCCCAAATATCGAGCTTAGATCCATTGGAGAGTAAATTTCGTCAGGCCGAAGTTTGCCTCGCGAAAGCTGATTTTTCAACAGCGTTCGAGAACGTTAGACAAATTGAAAGACTGGAAGATATTAGTCCCGATAATCGAGTACGTGCGATGATATTGTCGAGTCAAATAATGAGTTCATCGATTTTACCAGGCACAGGAACAACAGGTACGAATTCCCTGGTTCTATTGAATTCGGCATTGGAAATGTCGACCAGAAATTATTTGTCTTATTACGAGGCTGAAGTTAAAATGCATCTCGCTAATATCCAGCTGTTAATGGGAATGCCGAATCAAGCGTCAAACTTGGTCGATGAAGCAATCGTACAAATTCTTGCTCATGGCGGATGGTACGATCAAGCCAGAGCTCTCGTTCTCTATGCCAAATGTTTACTAGCTACTGCTCCGCTCACGGGAGATGAACGTATGCGCGCCCTCAAAGACGCTATCAAAGCCCTTGTCAAAGCTCAAAATCATTTCGACAAAGTCGAAGCTTTTGGAAGAAAGCGGAGTACCCTTTATCTTCTGAGCATAATTTATCACGAAATCGATGCAAAGGATGAGAGAAATCAGTGCGCTTTTCAATACAGGCAACTCCATTTACAATATCCAGCCAAGTTGGACTACATTAAATCGTATTGAATATCCATTTCTTCTGTATAtaatctcattttttaaataatatccatcgaaatgtgtgtgtgtgtgtaaaaaCAATTTCGTGATTCTCGAAAACATTCGCCGTTATTTATTTGtcagaaaattgttttttaattttttatcatagAGTATATAATAGTGCTTGGAAATACTTAATCCCGTCGAGTCGCAAAGTATTCAATTGCGTTCGAGttttttgagaatatttttccaaaaattccacgatttttcatcaggaTTTTGCCCCGGTACTAAATCGTCGTTGATTtcgagataatttttttctcctttcttcaACGGTTCCCATTTGTGCGTTATTTCCGTATCAGTTTCGGGTGTTGGGTTTCtgtatttcgaacaaaattttagAATAATCAAaaaacgttagaaaatgaagaatgaattgggggggggggatctCAAATCTGGGTACCCAGTTTTCGCAAAATTTGTCCACATTTGAGTCATTCTTTCCATCGTCAATCGGTCCCTGGTACcctttttcaaagtttgttcTTTTGAGAAGAGGGAAGAATGGAAAAGTGCTCCGATATCGTCCCCGTGACAAGCacctgaaattgaaaaaaaaaaaaactggtgaaGTTTGAAAGAGTATGTTTAAAAATGTTCCAAGTATAAAGCGAGTGGACGTTGGCGAAAATGATGCTTAATGGTGCTCAATGAAATTAACGATGGctcaataaaatttgaaacgaACCTTCGAGATCGGTTTTCATGAATTTGCCATAAGTGGGATATTCAGGTCTGTAAGAAAATTTGTACAAATACGTAGATGTCGATTTGTCCATCTGCAGATCAGCGACTTGTTGTATCTCATTGATAAATAGAGTATCGCCTTTGAGTTTGCTCcactgaattttttccattttcagactcatttctctctcgccgaagtaaaattttttcaccgaatcagcgattttttcgatatctccGAGTGGCCAGGACTTTAAGTCATGAGCGAGAGTGTTGATGAAATTCAATTTGGCTTCTGCCAATAAATTGCCGACATTAGGGGCCGATAACGCTAGAATTCCTTCGTCGCTGGTATAACCCAAAATGAGAGGAACATCGACtacttttttaaataattcacgGGGATGTTGGAGCATAAAAGGTTCGGAACTTTTCGTGTCGAGGCTTGGCACAAAATTGAAAGATATGTCCAAATTTATCTATACGGataatgaatatatatatatatatatattaaattaatattattcATAAAAGATACATCGGCCGTTCGACCTGGCATGAAAAGGGCGAgaggcaataaaaaaaaaaaaaaaaaaaaaaattcttctcacacgagtgtgaaaaattgaaatacaaACTTCTCCgatccccatttttttttgtccttcGATCAATTCGGTGCTCGATGcattcatcaaaattttcaaagcgtCCTTAGAATCCTTAGCCTTTTTTCCAATACATTCAATCAAACGAAAAGCATAATTTCctggtttttcttcaaaagCCCAAGGATTCGCGCACATCCCGCTTTGAGCTATCGCTTTGTGGAATAGTCCTGCGCGCAGCAACGATTTTAGTTCAATTACAAGTATAAAAAtccttcttttatttttatttttattttttcccttcAATGATCGTTGGTGGGAGGGAGATCGAGGCGATGTTGAAAAACGGAGTATAATACCTTTGGCCAGAGGCGATAACGTGAGATAATGAACGCTCGCGGATCCAGCGCTTTCTCCAAAAATCGTTATGTTACCCGCATCTCCGCCAAAcgcttcaatattttctttaacCCATTTCAATGCTGCAACTTGGTCCTTCAAACCTTGATTACCAGAAGCCTCTGGTAGGTCCAAGTTGAGAAAACCTATAGCCATGTATGAGATTACAATTgaatgatgaaagaaaatggCTCGCGCGGCGCGAGCCTACGTACCGAGACAACCCAGTCGATATGCAATTGCGACGTAGACAATGTCGTGTTTGATCAAATAATCCGGTCCATAGACATCGGTATGGGGTCCACCCAGAACAAAACCACCCCCATGAATCCAAACCATTACTGGCTTTTTCCCGCTCAACGAAGCTGTCGCCACATCCAAATACAGGCAATCTTCGTCTCCTGTATTCCCACCACCCAAAATCGCATCGTATTGAAGCGATTTTCTACCAGACTCGCGAGCATCTCTTATTCCACTCCATGGCTTTGGTTTTTTCGGATCCTGCGGCATCGTACCATTCATTCAATCCTCCcctttcacaatttttcaaaactgacgCATTCGTTCATCTACTTATTTTATATCATTTATATTTACGTaatatatattcacttgaacaTCGCGTTGACCGGCGATCTATCGATCGAACGGTcttataattaaataattacttTTTATAGTTGAGAGATAAATGAGGATTAATTCTTTACCTTGAATCTTAATTGACCGATCGGTGGTTCGGCAAACGGAATCCCACGAAATGCAAAATATTCACCTCCGTCATgattttttgcaataaaacCCTTCAACTTTCCTTCTTTAACTTGGACGATGGGAGCAGCGCTCATGTCGGCGAACGATTATGCTCGATCGGAGAATGCAATGCACTAATATGTGTAGAAGCGTTGAGGATTATATATCATCGTTTCGTTCGAACGAACGCGTCGGAATCGCGTTGGTAACGCCTGCATTACGTGAAACTACGCAGTCACGAGAGACCTTGTCAACGCGCGTACTCTCGTTTATCAACatgcttttttaaaaaacaagtttttatatAATAGCTCCGTTATTAAGTCCATTTTATCTTTTAGTATTGAGATTTTTATCGATCATGCTTCTCAACGAATCACGTTCGATCGAGGTTAAGGAGGAGCAAACCAAAAAATCGTTAATATACTCCCTGCTGAACAAATGATTAATTGGATGAATAAATTACTTGCCAATTTGTCGTACGTTTTAAATAATTGAGGATAAAAGGGGTAATATATAAATTGGACATTGCCGAAAGATTAAATCCGCCCCCACCTGAAAAtcctcaaatttttattcttctctcATCGAGCTAATTTTGTAGCCATAATAACATTCCGCGTGATCGAGACTCTTGCTTTCGCCTCAAAAggataaaatcaaaaatttattttatatataacAATCCATGTTGTAAtaacaacaatattttttatctacGCGTGCAACACTATTTATCATTGCCGCGAGTCTAAGCACCGATTGGAATATCggttaacgttttttttttttttttttttttttttttttttttttttttcatggtcgtGCTACGTaactcaatttatttttcaccacacatgcaccgaaagttcaactttccgaaatcggaaggttgaattttcggtgcatgtgtggtgaaaaatagtatacacgccacgcgggagtgaaattagactacctcaaaccgcgtgcttaacaccctcgccttcggctcgggtgacaattctgcccgcggtttgaagtagtctactttccctccctaggtgtgtaatatactatttattCAAATGACAAGATTTTCGAGAGAATAATTTCTACACAATGGAAATTAATTCGTTCTGTTAGAATTCGAGGGGGAACATCGTTCTCAACTTTAAAAAGTTGATAATATCCGAAAGAGATacagatatttttcattctcaaggATTGCAGT includes the following:
- the Snx16 gene encoding sorting nexin-16, with the translated sequence MSALEHEAGCVSEVTLAISKARSSQVGALRALDSPDSDVSGHSNSFTVQSFNYPGNENTNHHEEIIQTPLTSEDLRIPIVGYEVMEERARFTVYKLRVELKNGDCWFVFRRYTDFVRLLAQLRRQKLGTDNLSLPKKKWLGDNFAPSFLEERIGGLQAFVNAILNTPTLIGNTSVREFFCLDEPPALSDTVEEARAIFEALEDSIYHLKQQLRERDAALAAETVISNDLRNQLDQLMREPHLCSKCSALAD
- the ida gene encoding anaphase-promoting complex subunit 5 gives rise to the protein MEKEALNLDDTSNKLQQEILTPYKVAVIMLIKDYCYKSVKVIIERRDFCIAALKLIQMPDMELIDLLKMLRSPEYTLQRFALQLEFEMAKLCETGIEGLLELFDSLTRLMKPSHDHSLSPAALYRNSVLGIYVRRIIVIFEQLPFFRVVKLYESFCAEFEIIMDQDLSNSISSLKKEESLSKKNVNVWGGRQAELLVAQQAHALQTDEHKAMAPSELQALIRELLSCNPYYAEAHYLSYLNCLRVNEYCGALDSLYHCFDRLAPLENRSAPEDRARTFRYAALNLAALHAQFGHKKVAEAALKEAVMMAQEAGDNVCLQLAHAWMYHLTNDKKGPLIERSVGKASMLGITHTTSLGLIASGHNSALEGKTPPHVFETLIKSDVVNCQHSMMDLLSMTYAEKSALWAYYGKTEMSSVCAQLLLLRNGGDKKQHMFNGPSTCQGLINVANMLVEFGEYNLVEVVIGHAKERFPNEPSNKIWMLSEQVAEFTKMMRHEKWSEAETIAAQISSLDPLESKFRQAEVCLAKADFSTAFENVRQIERLEDISPDNRVRAMILSSQIMSSSILPGTGTTGTNSLVLLNSALEMSTRNYLSYYEAEVKMHLANIQLLMGMPNQASNLVDEAIVQILAHGGWYDQARALVLYAKCLLATAPLTGDERMRALKDAIKALVKAQNHFDKVEAFGRKRSTLYLLSIIYHEIDAKDERNQCAFQYRQLHLQYPAKLDYIKSY
- the LOC122417575 gene encoding pyrethroid hydrolase Ces2a-like isoform X2, producing the protein MSAAPIVQVKEGKLKGFIAKNHDGGEYFAFRGIPFAEPPIGQLRFKDPKKPKPWSGIRDARESGRKSLQYDAILGGGNTGDEDCLYLDVATASLSGKKPVMVWIHGGGFVLGGPHTDVYGPDYLIKHDIVYVAIAYRLGCLGFLNLDLPEASGNQGLKDQVAALKWVKENIEAFGGDAGNITIFGESAGSASVHYLTLSPLAKEAKLNFINTLAHDLKSWPLGDIEKIADSVKKFYFGEREMSLKMEKIQWSKLKGDTLFINEIQQVADLQMDKSTSTYLYKFSYRPEYPTYGKFMKTDLEGACHGDDIGALFHSSLFSKEQTLKKGTRDRLTMERMTQMWTNFAKTGNPTPETDTEITHKWEPLKKGEKNYLEINDDLVPGQNPDEKSWNFWKNILKKLERN
- the LOC122417575 gene encoding juvenile hormone esterase-like isoform X1 encodes the protein MSAAPIVQVKEGKLKGFIAKNHDGGEYFAFRGIPFAEPPIGQLRFKDPKKPKPWSGIRDARESGRKSLQYDAILGGGNTGDEDCLYLDVATASLSGKKPVMVWIHGGGFVLGGPHTDVYGPDYLIKHDIVYVAIAYRLGCLGFLNLDLPEASGNQGLKDQVAALKWVKENIEAFGGDAGNITIFGESAGSASVHYLTLSPLAKGLFHKAIAQSGMCANPWAFEEKPGNYAFRLIECIGKKAKDSKDALKILMNASSTELIEGQKKMGIGEINLDISFNFVPSLDTKSSEPFMLQHPRELFKKVVDVPLILGYTSDEGILALSAPNVGNLLAEAKLNFINTLAHDLKSWPLGDIEKIADSVKKFYFGEREMSLKMEKIQWSKLKGDTLFINEIQQVADLQMDKSTSTYLYKFSYRPEYPTYGKFMKTDLEGACHGDDIGALFHSSLFSKEQTLKKGTRDRLTMERMTQMWTNFAKTGNPTPETDTEITHKWEPLKKGEKNYLEINDDLVPGQNPDEKSWNFWKNILKKLERN